One stretch of Pedobacter riviphilus DNA includes these proteins:
- the trxA gene encoding thioredoxin produces the protein MALEITDANFEELVLKSDKPVLVDFWAEWCGPCRMVGPVVEEIAKEYDGKAVVGKVNVDNNPQISMQFGIRNIPALLYFKGGEVVDKQVGAVPKSVLAEKLNKQLA, from the coding sequence ATGGCATTAGAAATCACAGATGCAAACTTCGAGGAGCTTGTATTAAAATCAGATAAACCCGTATTAGTAGATTTTTGGGCAGAATGGTGTGGCCCTTGTCGCATGGTTGGTCCAGTAGTAGAAGAAATCGCAAAAGAATATGATGGCAAAGCGGTAGTTGGAAAAGTAAACGTTGATAACAACCCTCAAATTTCAATGCAGTTTGGTATCCGTAACATCCCTGCTTTATTATACTTTAAAGGCGGTGAGGTTGTTGACAAACAAGTTGGTGCTGTTCCAAAATCAGTATTGGCTGAAAAATTAAACAAGCAATTGGCTTAG
- a CDS encoding DsbA family protein: MSTLKPEINSRDHIQGDDSASVTIVEFGDYQCPYCGNAYPIMKEIEETFGHQIRFIFRHFPLANAHEFAFPAAIAAEAAGLQDKFWEMHDALFENQYRLNGELFDELAETIGLDLEQFQQDCTSEEIKSKIENDFDSGVRSGVNGTPSFYVNGTKFDGGATDLYQMLKESAE; the protein is encoded by the coding sequence ATGAGCACTTTAAAACCAGAAATAAATAGTCGAGATCATATTCAAGGTGATGATTCGGCGAGTGTAACCATTGTGGAGTTTGGCGATTATCAATGCCCGTATTGTGGCAATGCCTATCCGATTATGAAGGAAATTGAAGAAACATTTGGCCATCAGATCAGATTTATCTTCCGCCATTTTCCTTTGGCAAATGCTCATGAGTTTGCTTTTCCGGCGGCTATTGCTGCAGAAGCCGCAGGTTTACAAGATAAGTTTTGGGAAATGCACGATGCACTCTTCGAAAATCAATACCGTTTAAATGGTGAGCTGTTCGACGAATTGGCTGAAACGATTGGTTTAGACCTGGAGCAGTTTCAGCAAGATTGCACTTCGGAAGAAATCAAAAGCAAAATAGAAAATGATTTTGATAGCGGTGTACGGAGTGGTGTAAATGGAACGCCTTCATTTTATGTAAACGGAACCAAGTTTGACGGAGGTGCAACCGATTTGTACCAGATGCTTAAAGAAAGTGCCGAATAA
- a CDS encoding homogentisate 1,2-dioxygenase domain-containing protein, which produces MVCSFVPRKYDYHPDSIPAPYNHSNVDSDEVLYYVDGDFMSRKSVVKGQITLHPGGIPHGPHPGTVEKSIGKEKTDELAVMIDPFKPLMLTQDALDIEDENYHKSWQINVE; this is translated from the coding sequence GTGGTTTGCTCTTTTGTTCCCCGTAAATATGATTACCACCCCGATTCTATTCCGGCACCATATAACCATAGCAATGTAGATAGCGATGAAGTGCTTTATTATGTAGATGGTGATTTTATGAGCCGTAAAAGCGTAGTTAAGGGGCAGATTACTTTACACCCTGGAGGTATTCCGCATGGACCGCACCCCGGTACAGTTGAAAAATCAATCGGAAAAGAAAAAACAGATGAGCTGGCGGTAATGATTGATCCTTTTAAACCTTTAATGCTTACACAGGATGCTTTGGATATTGAGGACGAGAATTATCACAAAAGCTGGCAGATTAATGTAGAGTAA
- a CDS encoding redoxin domain-containing protein has translation MLEKGAIAPDFELNATPDQKIKLKDFKGKNVILAFYPADWSPVCSDQMALYNEMLKYFNKYDAQIFGVSVDSVWCHLAFEENRKLHFPLLADFEPKGAVSKAYGVYDEELGESKRALFVIDKEGKIAWSYLSPIAVNPGADGILEALEELDKK, from the coding sequence ATGTTAGAAAAAGGCGCTATAGCACCAGATTTCGAATTGAATGCTACTCCCGATCAGAAAATAAAACTTAAAGATTTTAAAGGTAAAAATGTAATCCTGGCTTTTTATCCTGCCGATTGGAGCCCGGTATGCAGCGACCAAATGGCACTTTATAACGAAATGCTAAAATATTTTAACAAGTATGATGCACAGATTTTCGGTGTTTCCGTTGATAGTGTTTGGTGTCACCTCGCTTTCGAAGAAAATAGAAAACTGCATTTTCCCTTATTGGCAGATTTTGAACCAAAAGGCGCAGTATCAAAAGCTTATGGTGTGTACGATGAAGAACTTGGCGAAAGTAAAAGAGCACTTTTTGTTATTGATAAAGAAGGGAAAATTGCCTGGAGTTATTTGTCGCCAATAGCCGTTAATCCTGGTGCCGACGGAATTTTAGAGGCATTAGAGGAATTAGATAAGAAATAA
- the hppD gene encoding 4-hydroxyphenylpyruvate dioxygenase — protein METQTFAEKISKAPDFLPINGTDYIEFYVGNAKQAAHYYKTAFGFQSLAYAGPETGVRDRSSYVLQQGKIRLILTTALKSDHPISEHVKKHGDGVKVLALWVDDAYSAFEETTKRGAKPYLAPQTLTDENGEVKMSGIYTYGETVHMFIERKNYNGTFMPGYRVWESDYQPTDTGLLYIDHCVGNVGWNRMNEAVQWYEDVMGFVNILSFDDKQINTEYSALMSKVMSNGNGYSKFPINEPAEGKKKSQIEEYLEYYEGEGVQHIAVATKDIVKTVKELKARGVEFLSAPPEAYYDMMPQRVGKIDEEISLLESLGILVDCDEEGYLLQIFTKPVEDRPTLFFEIIQRKGAQSFGAGNFKALFESLEREQELRGNL, from the coding sequence ATGGAAACACAAACATTCGCAGAAAAAATATCAAAAGCACCAGATTTTCTGCCTATTAACGGAACAGATTATATCGAATTTTATGTAGGCAACGCTAAACAAGCTGCCCACTACTATAAAACCGCATTTGGGTTTCAAAGCCTGGCTTATGCCGGCCCGGAAACTGGTGTACGCGATCGTTCATCGTATGTATTGCAACAGGGAAAAATCAGATTGATCTTAACTACAGCGTTAAAATCAGATCACCCGATATCGGAGCACGTAAAAAAACATGGAGATGGTGTAAAAGTATTAGCGCTTTGGGTAGACGATGCTTACAGCGCTTTTGAAGAAACCACAAAACGTGGTGCGAAACCCTACCTAGCGCCACAAACTTTGACTGATGAAAATGGAGAGGTTAAGATGAGTGGCATTTATACTTATGGCGAAACTGTACACATGTTTATCGAGCGTAAAAACTATAATGGAACCTTTATGCCAGGTTACCGGGTATGGGAAAGCGATTATCAACCTACCGATACCGGCCTTTTATACATCGATCATTGTGTGGGTAATGTAGGCTGGAACCGCATGAACGAGGCTGTACAATGGTACGAGGATGTAATGGGCTTTGTGAACATTTTATCATTTGACGATAAGCAGATCAACACAGAATATTCGGCTTTGATGAGTAAGGTAATGAGCAATGGAAATGGCTATTCGAAATTCCCGATTAACGAACCTGCCGAAGGCAAAAAGAAATCGCAGATTGAAGAATACCTGGAATATTATGAAGGTGAAGGCGTTCAGCATATTGCTGTTGCCACTAAAGATATTGTTAAAACAGTTAAAGAATTGAAAGCGCGCGGTGTGGAGTTTTTAAGTGCCCCACCAGAAGCTTATTACGATATGATGCCACAGCGTGTAGGTAAAATTGACGAGGAAATCTCACTACTGGAAAGCCTGGGTATTTTGGTCGATTGCGATGAGGAAGGATATTTATTGCAGATTTTCACTAAACCAGTTGAAGACCGCCCTACCCTTTTCTTCGAAATTATTCAGCGTAAAGGCGCACAAAGTTTTGGCGCAGGTAACTTTAAAGCCTTATTTGAATCGTTGGAACGCGAACAGGAATTGAGGGGAAATTTATAG
- a CDS encoding DUF58 domain-containing protein, with product MQAVNYENETSYGNLELLAQQVVEGFITGLHKSPFHGFSVEFAEHRQYNNGDNVKNIDWKLYAKTDKLYSKRFEEETNLRCQFVIDVSSSMYFPEPKNNKLIFSIQATASLMYLLKKQRDAFGLSLFTDEILLNSPAKSTTVHQKYLFTQLEDLLHKPKVNAQTNLSEALHQVAELIHKRSLVIIFSDLFNTQTSANKTDEFFDALQHLKFNKHEVVVFNVVDKSKEVEFNFENRPYQFIDMETGETIKVHTNQVKENYTAAISSYRQQIALKCAQYKIDLIDADMMEGFYPILQSYLIKRQKLG from the coding sequence ATGCAGGCTGTAAACTACGAGAACGAAACAAGCTATGGTAATTTAGAATTGCTCGCCCAACAAGTGGTAGAAGGTTTTATTACGGGGCTGCATAAAAGCCCTTTTCATGGCTTTTCGGTCGAATTTGCTGAGCACCGACAGTATAATAATGGTGATAATGTTAAAAATATCGACTGGAAATTATACGCCAAAACGGATAAACTTTATAGTAAACGTTTTGAAGAAGAAACAAATTTGCGTTGTCAGTTTGTGATTGATGTTTCCTCATCAATGTATTTTCCAGAACCTAAAAACAACAAACTGATTTTCTCCATACAGGCTACTGCCTCATTAATGTACCTGTTGAAGAAACAGCGCGATGCCTTCGGTTTAAGCTTATTTACAGATGAAATACTGTTAAATTCGCCAGCAAAGTCGACTACTGTACACCAAAAATATTTGTTTACACAATTAGAAGACCTGTTGCACAAGCCTAAGGTAAACGCGCAGACTAATTTGAGCGAAGCTTTACATCAGGTTGCTGAATTAATTCATAAACGCTCTTTGGTTATTATTTTCAGTGATTTATTTAATACGCAAACTAGTGCCAATAAAACAGACGAATTTTTTGATGCCCTGCAGCATTTAAAATTCAACAAACATGAAGTGGTGGTTTTTAACGTAGTAGATAAATCAAAAGAAGTGGAGTTTAATTTTGAGAACCGTCCATACCAGTTTATCGATATGGAAACAGGAGAAACGATTAAAGTGCACACTAATCAGGTAAAGGAAAATTATACAGCGGCAATTTCCTCTTATCGTCAGCAAATTGCGCTAAAATGTGCCCAATATAAAATCGACTTAATTGATGCCGATATGATGGAGGGCTTTTACCCAATCCTTCAGTCTTACCTAATCAAACGGCAAAAATTAGGTTGA
- a CDS encoding PQQ-dependent sugar dehydrogenase — MSINLFNNKTLGILLAGITLNCANIACVSAQNPVETNEPSADYKPAFAGQTRIAGVKTKTPLDIKIINEKLENPWAISVLPSGGFLITQKQGTMVILTQDGKLSKKITGLPKVDPSGQGGLLDVTLDPNFAKNRMIYWAYSEPQDKGVLLAIAKGKLAANETSIENQTIIYRATPAYTGKLQYGSRIVFDKNGNLFVSTGERSGNDIRIQAQYLNSSLGKILHLTPEGKAVANGPFAGKADARPEIYAYGLRNPDGLAINPSTGDLWEAEFGPKGGDEVNIIKPGKNYGWPIITYGTEYSGKKVGDGITQKEGMEQPVYYWNPSISPGCIAFYNNNSIAEWKGNLFVGGLSGSHIIRLVIKDDKIVGEERLLEGKGERFRDMVEGKDGALYSVTDNGHLYRIAKK, encoded by the coding sequence ATGTCTATTAACTTATTTAACAATAAAACTTTAGGTATTTTATTGGCAGGTATAACACTAAACTGTGCAAATATTGCATGTGTATCGGCGCAGAACCCTGTTGAAACCAATGAACCATCAGCGGATTATAAGCCAGCATTTGCCGGGCAGACCCGAATTGCAGGTGTAAAGACCAAAACCCCTCTGGATATCAAGATTATTAATGAAAAGTTAGAAAATCCGTGGGCCATTTCAGTTCTTCCGAGTGGCGGCTTCTTAATTACTCAAAAGCAGGGTACCATGGTAATCCTTACGCAAGATGGTAAATTAAGCAAAAAAATAACCGGTTTGCCAAAGGTAGATCCATCTGGCCAGGGCGGTTTATTAGATGTAACCTTAGACCCGAACTTTGCAAAAAATAGGATGATTTATTGGGCTTATTCTGAACCACAGGATAAAGGTGTTTTATTGGCTATTGCCAAAGGTAAATTGGCGGCAAACGAAACCTCAATCGAAAACCAGACCATTATTTACCGTGCTACACCAGCTTATACCGGTAAACTGCAGTACGGATCGAGAATTGTTTTCGATAAAAATGGAAATTTGTTTGTAAGTACAGGCGAGCGTTCAGGTAACGATATCAGGATACAGGCACAATATTTAAATTCTTCGTTAGGAAAAATTTTGCACCTTACCCCTGAGGGAAAGGCAGTGGCAAATGGTCCATTTGCAGGTAAAGCTGACGCCCGACCTGAAATTTATGCTTATGGACTCCGTAATCCGGATGGTTTAGCCATTAATCCCTCAACCGGAGATTTATGGGAAGCAGAATTTGGACCGAAAGGTGGCGATGAGGTAAACATCATTAAACCAGGCAAAAATTATGGCTGGCCGATTATTACCTATGGAACAGAATATAGTGGAAAAAAAGTTGGCGATGGTATTACACAGAAAGAAGGCATGGAACAACCGGTTTATTACTGGAACCCGAGCATCTCGCCCGGTTGTATTGCTTTTTATAACAATAACAGCATAGCCGAGTGGAAAGGTAATTTATTTGTAGGTGGTTTAAGTGGTTCGCATATTATCCGATTGGTGATAAAAGATGACAAAATTGTTGGCGAAGAGCGTTTGCTGGAAGGTAAAGGCGAACGTTTCCGCGATATGGTGGAAGGTAAAGATGGTGCACTTTATTCGGTAACCGACAATGGACATTTATATAGGATAGCGAAGAAATAA
- a CDS encoding thiamine pyrophosphate-dependent enzyme, with amino-acid sequence MSKNVAEQLVEMLVEVGVKRVYAVTGDSLNYFNDAVRRNGKIKWIHVRNEEAGAFAAAAEAELDGIACCAGSCGPGHVHLINGLYDAHRSHVPVIAIASTIPTNEFGMDFFQETNTIKLFDDCSYYNQVATTAAQVPRMFQTALQHAIHKKGVAVFGLPGDVAELEAVESVTSMQLFNNKPVIRPSDLELNDLSALLNSEKKIMLYCGIGAAEAHDEVVALAAKLKAPVGFSFRGKMGIQYDNPYEVGMTGLLGQPSGYHAMHEADVVLLLGTDFPYVNFMPEKNKIVQIDEKPERLGRRAKLTMGLCGNITDSIKALLPLLEEKKDENFLKSQLEFYQKVKERQQVYVNDQGEENKIQPEFVAETLNRLAANDAIFTVDTGMCCVWGARFIDGTGKRKMLGSFNHGSMANAMPMAIGAALAHPEKQVIALCGDGGLSMLLGDLATIKQYNLPVKLIVFNNRALGMVKLEMEVDGLPDNETDMINPDFALVARAMGFKGITVAKPEEVETAISYALNEDGPVLLNVMTNPNALAMPPKIEWAQIKGMTESMAKLMLGGKMSEVMDTIKSNYKHLGEVL; translated from the coding sequence ATGAGTAAAAATGTGGCAGAACAACTGGTTGAAATGCTGGTTGAAGTTGGTGTAAAAAGAGTTTACGCCGTTACTGGAGACAGTTTAAATTATTTTAACGATGCGGTAAGACGAAATGGCAAAATCAAGTGGATCCACGTTCGCAATGAAGAAGCTGGAGCCTTTGCAGCAGCAGCAGAAGCTGAGCTTGATGGAATAGCCTGTTGTGCCGGGAGTTGTGGCCCGGGCCATGTGCATTTGATTAATGGACTTTATGATGCGCATCGCTCGCATGTTCCCGTAATTGCTATTGCATCAACCATTCCAACCAACGAATTTGGTATGGATTTTTTTCAGGAAACCAATACCATTAAGTTATTCGATGATTGCAGTTATTACAATCAAGTAGCCACCACCGCGGCACAAGTCCCAAGAATGTTTCAAACCGCCCTTCAACATGCCATTCATAAAAAAGGAGTTGCAGTTTTTGGCCTGCCGGGTGATGTGGCTGAGCTGGAAGCCGTTGAAAGTGTAACTTCCATGCAATTGTTTAATAATAAGCCGGTCATCCGCCCTTCCGACCTGGAACTAAATGATTTATCTGCTTTGCTGAATAGCGAAAAGAAAATAATGCTTTATTGTGGAATAGGGGCAGCCGAAGCGCATGATGAAGTAGTTGCACTTGCGGCTAAATTAAAAGCACCTGTTGGGTTTTCGTTCCGTGGTAAAATGGGTATCCAATATGATAATCCTTACGAAGTTGGCATGACAGGTCTTTTAGGTCAGCCATCGGGTTACCATGCCATGCACGAAGCTGATGTAGTACTATTGTTGGGAACGGATTTTCCATATGTAAACTTCATGCCCGAAAAGAACAAGATTGTACAGATTGACGAAAAACCTGAACGGTTAGGTAGAAGAGCAAAACTAACAATGGGTTTATGCGGAAATATAACTGACTCGATTAAGGCATTATTACCGCTTTTAGAAGAGAAGAAAGACGAAAATTTTCTGAAAAGCCAACTCGAATTCTATCAAAAGGTTAAAGAAAGACAACAGGTTTACGTAAACGATCAGGGCGAAGAAAATAAAATCCAGCCTGAATTTGTTGCCGAAACCCTTAACCGCTTAGCTGCAAACGATGCCATTTTTACGGTAGATACTGGCATGTGCTGCGTTTGGGGAGCACGTTTTATTGATGGAACGGGCAAACGTAAAATGCTCGGTTCTTTTAATCATGGCTCGATGGCAAACGCTATGCCAATGGCCATAGGGGCTGCCTTGGCACATCCCGAAAAACAGGTAATTGCCCTTTGTGGCGATGGAGGTTTATCAATGCTCTTAGGCGATCTGGCCACCATTAAACAATATAATCTGCCAGTAAAGCTAATCGTTTTTAACAACAGGGCTTTGGGAATGGTTAAGTTGGAAATGGAAGTTGATGGCTTGCCCGATAATGAAACAGATATGATTAACCCTGATTTTGCATTGGTTGCGCGGGCCATGGGCTTTAAGGGAATAACCGTAGCCAAGCCTGAAGAAGTGGAAACAGCAATCAGTTATGCACTAAATGAAGATGGGCCTGTTTTGCTAAATGTGATGACGAATCCGAATGCTTTGGCGATGCCACCAAAAATAGAATGGGCGCAAATAAAAGGCATGACAGAATCGATGGCAAAATTAATGCTGGGTGGAAAAATGAGCGAGGTTATGGATACCATAAAATCGAATTACAAACATTTGGGAGAAGTACTGTAG